The Nymphaea colorata isolate Beijing-Zhang1983 unplaced genomic scaffold, ASM883128v2 scaffold0240, whole genome shotgun sequence genomic interval GACTGGTCAGAAAGACTTAATTATTTAGTCGATGCCGATCTACCACCTTTGCCCAGATGACCTACACGTGTTTAGATTCTTACCCAAAGGGAAAAAGGCGACGTCCACATCCACAGTGAACTGCCAAATCCTTACCCCACTTCACCAAACCTTTAGACCAACAGTTGCAAAAGTCTTTGAACACTGATTATTTTGTATAAATTGATCATTTGATAGTACGGTTTTTAGTTTAAGCTTTGGATGTATCAattgtcacacacacacacacacgcacgcattCTTCAACAATGAGAGCAGCGGACTTATGCAACTTGTTGAGATAAAATAGGCAATAGAAACGTCACCTTCTGCATTAAATTTGGAAGCATTCAATAtatgagagaaagggagagactgagtgattgattttcaaccAGAGATATTGACCACCTTGGAGACTTCCATTCTCGTTGCAATCAATCTCAAACCCACTGGGTATGTTGGCATGTTTTGGCATTACTCTATCTGGAAGCCGCTCCTAGGGCATGTCCGAACTAACAACTCTATTGGTAGGTAATCCTAATCTTCCGCCACTTCGTGGCCGCTGAACTTTTTAATTCATAAGTTTCTGTACTGTTAAATCTAGTTCTTGAAGTAAAACTTTGTCCAAAGGAAAACCTTCTGGCTCAAATGGCGCGAGGTCGCCAAAAAAGGTTGACAGATCAGATTGAGATGAACGAGCGTCACAAGTTTGCTGTAGATGATGGGGACAACAAAATTTGCAGAAAAACGCACCCAACTCTTAGTGTCGGGCTGAGAAACAGCTGACTCGTTCGCTTTTCGGTTTCAACCGGCCAAGAAGGAATCCACCCTTAGTTTTCACTACAAATCAGGAAAAATTTTGGGGTCTGATTCTTGAAGGGTAGGTGCTTTGGGGGTTGGGTCACGAGGTAGACGCACGAGGTAGGCAGGAAGAGTAGAAAATGACGGACGACCGAGGTGCTCGCACCCTAAGAACTAAGAAGCTATAAAGTAGCTCCTGCGGAGACTCATGGGGATGCACCCAGAAGAGTTTGCAGCGGCACAGACGATCGGAATGGCAGCTCAGGCAGGGAGGAATGAAGTGGTCTGCGTCACCGGAGCGGCCGGATACGTCGGCTCATGGCTCATAATGAGGCTGCTTGAACAAGGGTTCACTGTCAAGGCTACTGTTCGCGATCCTGGTACGCTTCCTTTGTAGTTCATTCCAATCCCTAGACATTACGCGAAGTGGTTCCGATTGATCAAATGGAGCCCATCTGCTCCTACCCACTTCACCAACCCCCAGTAATCCTCACTAGTGcttctctgtttttcttcctCTGTTCCACGAGGAAGTTGGGCTTTAGTTCCGAACTTCATGGGGGCTGAGCTGGGTTCAGGGACTAATCCTTTCTGATGGGCAAGTTTTACATGAAGggtgaaatcaaagcagaacaCGGTGAATCATGCACCTCCTAAGTTCGCCTACCATGTTCAGAAAAAATTCACGATCTTCTAattgtaaaaggaaaaagaaagaaatgaatctGAGGAGGAAGGAGTTGAAGGAGATTTTATTTTTGCGTCTAATATAGAATATATTGCTCTCAAAATCGTTGTGACAGACAATATCAAGAAGACCAAGCATCTCATTGACCTGCCGCATGCTAAGGAGAGGCTGACCCTGTGGAAGGCCGACCTCAGCGACGAGGGAAGCTTTGACGAAGCCATCAGCGGATGCACCGGAGTTTTCCACGTCGCCACTCCCATGGACTTCTTGTCCCAAGACCCTGAGGTGAGCTCTAATTGGTGGCAAGAAGTTACCTCTCTGGTCTGCTTCCACCCCAGCAGCGGGCGCACTGCGCCAAGTCTACAAATCTCAAACCTTTCCATCTCTCTCGAACTAAATCTTTTCTACTTCGCTTTACGGACAAGAGTTGTTCAGATTGTGACACACCATCATCCTCAAAACCCAGATTGTGACagtttattttgattttcactttCCTCTGTTTGAGAAAACGTATCCAGCTTGAAAACAGGAAATTTGCTGAGAAAATGTGCGAGTTGTGCATCGATTTTCTCGATGGCCTCTCCTCTTTGGACATTTAGaatatgtttgattttctgTTTCAGTAGATGCGGAACGGGATGCCTGCTGCAGTTCTCAGAATAACTGAAGCAACGGGTCCCTCTGCTTGAAGTTCTGTTGATTGATTTGGTAATTATATGTTTTGCAGAATGAAGTGATTAAGCCAGCAGTGAACGGGATGCTGAACATCATGAGGTCGTGCCTCAAGGCGAAGACGGTGAGGCGCGTAGTTTTCACTTCATCGGCTGGCACTGTTAACATCCAGGAACAGGCGAGGCCAGTGTATGATGAGGAGTGCTGGAGCGATGTTGAGTTCTGCAGGACCAAGAAGATGACGGGCTGGGTAGGTGGTGCAGTGCCTTTGCTCATTTACTGCACGTCTTGCTACTGCTAGCTTTGCCAATTTAATGTGCTCTAGACTCAAGtggcattttgatcattttacaaaattttataggCTTCTTCGTAGGCTAACGTAGGTtggccagattttttttttttactgttgattcttttttttttctaaagaaatttTTTACATTCGGTTCTACTTTTTGCTTGTaactttgagaaaaaaagatgcgttctatacctttttttttaaaaaaagatgaaagtGCTCGCTTTTTCTGTCAAATAAGAAGCTCAATTATTGTGTTTTTAACGCTATCTGAagctttttaagtttttatttgacaGTCCTCATGAATAGTATGCCTCAAGAATAgcctttttgaaaattataaacaaaaatacCTTAATTAAGCAACTTTTGGGAGCAATAATAACATGTTATTGTTCCATATACCTAACTGAAAAATTGATTAGATTGGTTGAATATTTTTGCAATAGATCTGCTTGTAACAATGTGTTATTGATGTCAAACTGTCCCTAGGAGTATTTAGCAACaaagtgttccatgaacctgccATCAAAGATTAGAGCAAATTCATGAACACCTGGACACCTAGTTTTAGTGTTCCACGAATCTACATTAATCTTTGAAGTAGATGCTCTTTGAGTATTCCAACTGCCAAACAGCTTTTTAACTAAGTATTTTAATCTGTGTTGATAACATTGGGAATCGATTGACTGATATAGTTCGATCTTGTTTGCATTTGGCAACAGGAACACCGCATTAGTATTCATGAAAAATCTGTCCCAATTTTTTTCGGATAAATTCATACAACATTAATAGTCGACAAACTCATGAAAAACTAATGCAGTATTCCGATATATTGTCAAAAACCCCCAATATAGAAGAGAGCTtgatctttaaaattttatcttaaATGACACTAACGAATTTCCTTGTTTTGTTGATGATTGAAGATGTACTTCGTTTCTAAAAGCTTGGCGGAGAGGGCTGCATGGGACTTTGCCAAAGAACACAACTTAGATTTCATCAGCATCATACCAACCCTTGTTGTTGGCCCCTTCATAATGCCGACGATGCCTCCCAGTATGATCACAGCTCTATCGTTGATTACAGGTAATTTTAAGTGTCCTCCCAATCTAAAACACCGAACTCTACAGCTTGCAACTTAATTAATCGTCTCATTGCGCTTGGTCAGATCGAAATCCAATTGATGGAACAAGATCAGAGGACCAAGTGCATCGATTGCAATTCTATCGAAGCTGTTATAATATGGCCTTATTTTGGTTGTATCTTGTGCAGGAAATGAAGCCCATTACTCGATTCTGAAGCAAGTGCAGCTAGTGCACCTGGATGACCTGTGCAATGCTCACATCTTCTTATTTGACCACCCAGAAGCTAAAGGAAGATACATCTGCTCATCCGATGATGCCACCATTTTTGAAGTCGCTGACCTGTTGCGGAGGAAGTACCCCGAGTACAATGTCCCCACAAAGTAAGCAGCCTCACTCAtcagttcttcttcttcttcttcttcttaagtCTGTTGTGCATGGAGAGAAACAATTTGTACTATGGGGATTTGCATATACCAAGTTTAGGGTGCTAGGATCTCCTTCTGACTTTACTTTCCAGATCCAAGTTTATAATTATCAGGCCCGTgcaaacttggattgtcaaacTTAACTAATTACCCAATTGCTTAGCTATAATATTTCATTGtgagaaaaattaatattgtaTTCAAGATTCTTGTAAATCTTGGGCGGTTTATATAACTAGAAATCCAATCTCGGTGTAGGAACGAACCTGGTTGTTATATTGGCTCTTTAGTTCTTTGTCATTACCGCCATGTTGGATTTCCTGAACTTTTTGCATGATCGGGACTCAGCCAAAAACTGCAAGGAATTGAGAATATGTCGATTCCCAACACGTTATGAATTCTTATAGCAGTTTGTCGTGACCATATATAACAATCACTGGTAGGTTCGAAGGCATTGATGAGTCGATAAAGTCGattcatttttcatcaaagAAGCTGCTGGATTTGGGGTTCAATTTTCAGTACACAGTGGAGCAGATGTTTGAGGGAGCGGTGCAGTGCTGCCAGGAGAAGCAGCTGATACCCGTACCGGATGCTCCGGAAGCCAAGCCGCAAGAACAACCACTCAACGCTAAAATGAAGGGAGGGGAATACAAGGCAGAAGGCGATCAGCTCGGCGAAGTTGCAGTCTAGGCCTGTGGGGCTGCCCGCGCGAAGATGAGGATTATGAATGAAGCGCCACTTTAAATTATTTAACTGTTAGTGGAAAGAGCTTAGTTCTTCAATTTCCATTGTTGTTTGTATTCGTGATCTCTGCTTTGTTCAGAGGTACCTGCACTAAATACTTGAACGTTTTGCAGCAATAACAATTAAATGTTTTGATGGCGAAGACGTCGTCCTAGTTGCTTTGTTCAGATCCAACCCGCCTGCAACCCTAAAAGAATTACAAGCCACTCGTATCTCTAAGAATATTCTTTTGCTAATGAACAATGATGACATCAAACAGGCATAATTGTGCTACCCATGTTTCACTGATGATCTGGATCGCATTTCTGCAAGCTCTGAGAGGctccacttttttttattttaattctaCGGATAAGTATCGTGACACATGCAAGAATAtcataaaggaaaaatgaatgcCAAGAGAAGCATTGAATAAAAGTAAGTTGTCCTGTGCTGTGCTGCGCCTAATTTTATCCTTCTGTGGCAATTAACAGAGGGGAACTTTATTTCAGTCACGCTGTACGTTTGTTTCACCTAAATTCGTGGGAAAGATGAGGATCTTCCTCTGCTAAGACAAAACCCATCTTACAGAAGATTAAGAAGGAAGAGGCCAAGGTTTTCCCCGTACATATTCTTCTTCTCACTTCTTTTTACACCCCTCTGGTTGCatgcaatttttccttttcctgtttaTGGTAAAAATGGcgtcttctttctttcttatggaGAGAAAACAAACCAATTTCATTGAAGAAAGGAACAGCACGAGCAGTTAATCAAATAAGGAATTGGCTCAGAATTTGCCATTGATGACATTTACCGTGTGGCCATTCTTCCAAGTTTCCAAGCTATTTGCTTGAGCTTCCATCCCTACCATCTTCCTGTTTCTTTTTAACCAAACGTACAGAGAAACTTTACCTGACTGTCTGAAAATCATACCCTTCTTTAAAAACAGAATCTGGCAATTCCAAGTTACAATCTGCCATGAATTCTCAAAAACATGCCAATTCCATTGCTAATTGCCACTCTCTTTGCAGGTAAGAATGCGGCCTCCTTCTTGTCTTCTCGTCTAATAATAACTCTTGGGTCTTTGGGCTTTCTCTGTTTACACCCTTCTAAAATTACACtactctcacactctctctctctctctctctcttctgcctTTGTCGTCGCCTTCGACCCTCCTGCTGCTTAGCCTCTCTCTCTTACCCACctgtattttcttttgcttgccGTTTTCTGAATTGGCTGACAACTTACCCCCATCTTAATAATATAACCTTCCATTTTGTCggctcttcctccctctctcatgACAAGTAATATGGTAATTCCGTTCACAGGATTAGTAGTATAAGATGGtaaaagttcaaaatctcaCTATTTTAAAGTGTCATCCAAACTCAGCTCTTTAGTTATAAATTGTAGAGATGAAACTTGATTTGAGACCTCAATATCGGTCTCCATCTCAACATTTTCCCCCAAATTCTCTCATTTTAAATACTTCGGTACGTTCTTCATTGGAAGATAGACCGCTGTAAATTACGGACTTCCATGCgactatatttatttttttactacAGCTTTGAATAAGAAAACCACACATCATGGATTGGTTTTTTATAAGTGCTATTTCTTTAAGATCATGAAATGGAACGAGACACCAAGTTGCTCATCTCCACAACATCAAGCCCCCGAAGCAGCTATAGACCTTAGAAGTAAGGAGAGTAGAAGGGCATACCAAGCTCATGTACGTCAAAACCATACCGTTCTATTTGATGGTGTATTAACCTAAAGCATCAACCTTAAGCCttggagaagatgaaaagaagaggACTTTGACTCGTTAGGGCGGCCAGTTCTTCCCTCCTTCACCCCAACCATCTTAGATTTGGGCTACCGACAATCTTGGCaactaagtttttcatttttttctcatttatttacaatgaaaaaagaaaacgcatTGGGGTGATTCCATGAAATGACAAGAGAAGTGGAAAGGCTTGTTTGGTATTTGCACTCTAATAAAGGTCAAGGGCCATCTCCCTCATTTCGCATCGCCTGCGAGTCTTCGTTGGCAAGTTCTTGAGAGGGCCGAGGCGGAGCGACGGCGGGTGGCGGAAGAGGTACGAGTTAGAAAAAAGGAGAGTCCCACCTACTTTTTGCCGTCTCCCCACCTCACTGGTATCAATCCTCCCACTCCCCACCAAGTGACACAGAGCAGACGCAGCAGCAAATGGCGGCCATCTCCTCTGCTCCTTCCCCACCTTGCTCCGATGCCCTCcgcctctcctcctcctcctccccttctgcCTCACGGGTCCCCGCCTGCTGCCCATGACCCTTCCTGCGAAGATCCCTTCTGCTCGCCGCATTTCCTGCCATGCCTCGTCTTCTGCCCCATCCCCCGTCCATCAAACAGGTTCGCTCCTCCGTTTCCTGTTCAAGTTCCTCCTGTCT includes:
- the LOC116268364 gene encoding dihydroflavonol 4-reductase, with protein sequence MGMHPEEFAAAQTIGMAAQAGRNEVVCVTGAAGYVGSWLIMRLLEQGFTVKATVRDPDNIKKTKHLIDLPHAKERLTLWKADLSDEGSFDEAISGCTGVFHVATPMDFLSQDPENEVIKPAVNGMLNIMRSCLKAKTVRRVVFTSSAGTVNIQEQARPVYDEECWSDVEFCRTKKMTGWMYFVSKSLAERAAWDFAKEHNLDFISIIPTLVVGPFIMPTMPPSMITALSLITGNEAHYSILKQVQLVHLDDLCNAHIFLFDHPEAKGRYICSSDDATIFEVADLLRRKYPEYNVPTKFEGIDESIKSIHFSSKKLLDLGFNFQYTVEQMFEGAVQCCQEKQLIPVPDAPEAKPQEQPLNAKMKGGEYKAEGDQLGEVAV